A stretch of Carya illinoinensis cultivar Pawnee chromosome 14, C.illinoinensisPawnee_v1, whole genome shotgun sequence DNA encodes these proteins:
- the LOC122293450 gene encoding secoisolariciresinol dehydrogenase-like isoform X1 codes for MITITTIEFSPYKNITRKILSPHPSQSIINMNGASSSLAPIAKRLAGKVALITGGASGIGKSTAKLFAEHGAKVIIVDIQDELGLSVSQDKSINGTISYVHCDVTCESDVQNAVSTAVSKHGKLDIMFNNAGITMGDANILSVEQKDYKRVFDVNVLGPFLGAKHAAKVMIPAKRGTILFTASASTESHGLASHIYTASKHAVVGLTKNLCVDLGQYGIRVNCISPHAVATPLFLKASGIDDKKQAEDLISSAANLKGPVLEAGDVAEAALFLASEAESKYVSGLNLVVDGGYSTTNIAFSESIQKFFT; via the exons ATGATCACAATCACTACAATTGAGTTCTCTCCTTATAAAAACATCACCAGGAAGATCTTATCTCCACATCCTTCACaatcaataataaatatgaacgGTGCATCGTCTTCGCTAGCTCCCATTGCTAAGAG ATTAGCAGGCAAGGTTGCTTTGATAACTGGAGGTGCAAGTGGAATTGGCAAGAGTACGGCAAAACTATTCGCTGAACATGGTGCTAAGGTCATCATTGTTGACATCCAAGATGAGCTTGGTTTGTCAGTTAGCCAAGACAAAAGCATCAATGGTACCATTTCCTACGTCCACTGCGATGTCACTTGTGAGTCTGATGTCCAGAACGCTGTCAGTACTGCTGTGTCGAAGCATGGGAAACTTGACATAATGTTCAACAATGCAGGGATTACTATGGGCGATGCAAACATCTTATCCGTTGAGCAGAAGGATTACAAGAGAGTTTTTGATGTGAATGTCTTGGGGCCATTTCTGGGCGCTAAACATGCGGCCAAAGTAATGATTCCAGCAAAAAGGGGCACTATTCTATTCACTGCAAGTGCTTCAACAGAGTCACATGGATTGGCCTCACACATCTACACAGCATCCAAGCATGCCGTTGTGGGACTAACAAAGAATTTATGTGTTGATTTGGGTCAGTATGGAATTAGAGTCAATTGCATATCACCACATGCTGTGGCCACTCCATTGTTCCTAAAAGCGTCAGGAATAGACGATAAGAAACAGGCAGAAGATCTTATATCCTCCGCGGCAAATTTGAAAGGGCCAGTTTTGGAAGCAGGAGATGTGGCAGAGGCAGCTCTGTTCTTGGCGAGCGAGGCCGAGTCCAAGTACGTGAGTGGCCTTAACCTAGTCGTGGATGGTGGTTATAGCACAACCAATATAGCTTTTTCAGAGAGCATACAGAAGTTTTTCACTTGA
- the LOC122293450 gene encoding secoisolariciresinol dehydrogenase-like isoform X2 has protein sequence MITITTIEFSPYKNITRKILSPHPSQSIINMNGASSSLAPIAKRLAGKVALITGGASGIGKSTAKLFAEHGAKVIIVDIQDELGLSVSQDKSINGTISYVHCDVTWITMGDANILSVEQKDYKRVFDVNVLGPFLGAKHAAKVMIPAKRGTILFTASASTESHGLASHIYTASKHAVVGLTKNLCVDLGQYGIRVNCISPHAVATPLFLKASGIDDKKQAEDLISSAANLKGPVLEAGDVAEAALFLASEAESKYVSGLNLVVDGGYSTTNIAFSESIQKFFT, from the exons ATGATCACAATCACTACAATTGAGTTCTCTCCTTATAAAAACATCACCAGGAAGATCTTATCTCCACATCCTTCACaatcaataataaatatgaacgGTGCATCGTCTTCGCTAGCTCCCATTGCTAAGAG ATTAGCAGGCAAGGTTGCTTTGATAACTGGAGGTGCAAGTGGAATTGGCAAGAGTACGGCAAAACTATTCGCTGAACATGGTGCTAAGGTCATCATTGTTGACATCCAAGATGAGCTTGGTTTGTCAGTTAGCCAAGACAAAAGCATCAATGGTACCATTTCCTACGTCCACTGCGATGTCACTT GGATTACTATGGGCGATGCAAACATCTTATCCGTTGAGCAGAAGGATTACAAGAGAGTTTTTGATGTGAATGTCTTGGGGCCATTTCTGGGCGCTAAACATGCGGCCAAAGTAATGATTCCAGCAAAAAGGGGCACTATTCTATTCACTGCAAGTGCTTCAACAGAGTCACATGGATTGGCCTCACACATCTACACAGCATCCAAGCATGCCGTTGTGGGACTAACAAAGAATTTATGTGTTGATTTGGGTCAGTATGGAATTAGAGTCAATTGCATATCACCACATGCTGTGGCCACTCCATTGTTCCTAAAAGCGTCAGGAATAGACGATAAGAAACAGGCAGAAGATCTTATATCCTCCGCGGCAAATTTGAAAGGGCCAGTTTTGGAAGCAGGAGATGTGGCAGAGGCAGCTCTGTTCTTGGCGAGCGAGGCCGAGTCCAAGTACGTGAGTGGCCTTAACCTAGTCGTGGATGGTGGTTATAGCACAACCAATATAGCTTTTTCAGAGAGCATACAGAAGTTTTTCACTTGA